The following proteins come from a genomic window of Pocillopora verrucosa isolate sample1 chromosome 6, ASM3666991v2, whole genome shotgun sequence:
- the LOC131780161 gene encoding histamine H2 receptor-like: protein MGENCTQTLTIAFTGVLVAINAVSGILSVTGNSITLLALYRTPSLKKNTSNFLIASLAFADLTMGLFANSLYVALCGFVSLQEVQELKNAETAVWLLTTTASTFNLCFVAVDRYIAILHPLHYRETITKKRILWAAICMWVFAILFSTISFYLSYNDLPKLWIIGSIVTFFLPLTVLWFCYLRVYNVAKAQNSWWKRHRTFNCPVRAAEELKHRKAAVTFAIITGLFIVLFLPTLVVNFLAILLRGRCHRLRINIAWFWVAAISYSSSAINPWIYAVRMTDFRRAIKQTLCSKGVNTSRSV from the coding sequence ATGGGTGAAAACTGTACTCAAACCCTAACCATTGCCTTTACTGGGGTTTTGGTCGCGATAAATGCCGTTTCTGGTATTTTATCAGTAACTGGCAACTCGATTACACTACTGGCGTTGTACAGAACACCTTCCTTGAAGAAGAACACCTCAAACTTTCTTATCGCGTCATTAGCTTTTGCCGATCTAACTATGGGCCTGTTTGCCAACTCGTTGTACGTGGCTCTTTGCGGTTTTGTGTCTCTTCAAGAAGTTCAAGAACTCAAGAACGCCGAAACCGCTGTTTGGTTGTTAACTACGACAGCTTCAACATTTAACCTGTGCTTTGTAGCTGTTGATCGCTACATTGCCATCCTTCACCCTTTACATTACCGAGAGACAATAACTAAAAAGCGAATCTTGTGGGCGGCAATTTGCATGTGGGTTTTTGCCATCTTGTTCTCCACCATAAGCTTTTATCTATCTTACAACGACTTGCCAAAGCTTTGGATAATAGGATCCATTGTGACTTTCTTCCTTCCTTTAACAGTGCTTTGGTTTTGCTATCTTCGCGTTTACAACGTGGCGAAGGCGCAGAATTCTTGGTGGAAAAGGCACCGCACATTTAATTGCCCTGTTCGAGCTGCCGAAGAACTGAAACATAGAAAAGCAGCTGTAACATTTGCTATCATAACAGgcctttttattgttttatttctgCCAACACTAGTGGTAAACTTTCTTGCAATACTATTAAGAGGCCGCTGTCACAGGCTTCGTATTAACATAGCGTGGTTCTGGGTTGCAGCAATCTCTTATTCTTCTTCAGCCATAAATCCTTGGATTTACGCCGTTAGAATGACTGATTTTCGACGTGCAATAAAACAGACATTGTGTAGCAAGGGTGTAAACACCTCTCGCTCTGtgtaa